A part of Phoenix dactylifera cultivar Barhee BC4 chromosome 2, palm_55x_up_171113_PBpolish2nd_filt_p, whole genome shotgun sequence genomic DNA contains:
- the LOC103706204 gene encoding pentatricopeptide repeat-containing protein At2g21090, with protein sequence MPHADNKSSRPSCLLLSLHHHLSLGRLDLAVDALPLLARRGLRPDPSTLSLLLGQCLRSGSLPLARRVHLFLRLSGLKRFYPSYTPLSNHLLAFHFLRGRPSDARRLFARMPHPNLFSFNAMLAGYARLGLLRPARRLFDRMPHRDVVSWNTMIIAFARAGSFRDAVGLYSQLRRSSFGFNPHTFSGLLIACNRLRDPGLSRQVHAQVFLVGFLSNLIISSSLVDAYAKCGYLDDARKLFDEMPTRDVLAWTTLVHGYANCGDLVSARTLFDKMPERNPVSWTALIGGYTRHGHPFEALDLFQRMMSQGIRPDQFTFSSSLCACAAIASLKHGKQIHARLLRTGFNPNAIVLSSLVDMYSKCGDLTGGRWVFDLTDPGTKDTVMWNTMMSAVGQHGLGREAIGMFEEMISAHMKPDANSFVVLLTACSHSGLVAEGLQLFKSMAESHHIVPEEDHYVCLVDLLGRAGHFEEAMEWLGKTPCRSSARAWNALLGACRIHRNLQLGREVAERLLKLEPHSSAAYVLLSNIYADVGNWETVENVRRFMEEKKVRKERAASWIEVDDSVHSFGASDQLHPLKEGIYAALEQLVCQVEDDSSIT encoded by the coding sequence ATGCCCCACGCCGACAACAAATCCAGCCGTCCCTCctgcctcctcctctccctccaccACCACCTCTCGCTCGGCCGCCTCGACCTCGCCGTCGACGCTCTCCCCCTCCTCGCCCGCCGCGGCCTACGCCCAGATCCCTCCACCCTTTCTCTCCTCCTCGGCCAATGCCTCCGCTCCGGCTCCCTCCCCCTAGCCCGCCGCGTCCACCTCTTCCTCCGCCTCTCCGGCCTCAAGCGCTTCTACCCCTCCTATACCCCTCTCTCTAACCACCTCCTCGCCTTCCACTTCCTCCGCGGCCGCCCTTCTGACGCCCGCCGCCTCTTCGCCCGCATGCCTCACCCCAACCTCTTCTCCTTCAACGCCATGCTCGCCGGTTACGCCCGCCTAGGCCTTCTCCGCCCCGCCCGCCGCCTCTTCGACCGAATGCCTCACCGCGATGTCGTCTCCTGGAACACCATGATCATCGCCTTCGCCCGCGCCGGTTCCTTCCGCGATGCCGTCGGCCTTTACTCCCAGCTCCGCCGCTCCTCCTTCGGCTTCAACCCCCACACCTTCTCCGGCCTCCTTATCGCCTGCAACCGTCTCCGCGACCCAGGCCTCAGTCGCCAGGTCCACGCCCAGGTCTTTCTCGTCGGGTTCTTGTCCAACCTCATCATCTCGAGCTCCCTCGTTGATGCCTACGCTAAATGTGGATACTTAGACGACGCAAGGAAGCTGTTTGACGAGATGCCCACGAGAGACGTGCTTGCCTGGACCACGCTTGTCCACGGTTATGCCAATTGCGGTGACTTGGTCTCGGCTCGTACGCTGTTCGACAAGATGCCGGAGAGGAATCCGGTCTCGTGGACTGCCCTGATAGGAGGCTACACACGTCATGGTCATCCGTTCGAAGCTCTCGACTTGTTCCAGAGAATGATGAGCCAGGGCATTAGGCCTGATCAGTTCACTTTCAGTAGCAGTCTCTGTGCTTGCGCCGCTATTGCTTCGCTGAAGCACGGGAAGCAGATTCACGCCCGGCTGCTGCGAACCGGTTTCAATCCCAACGCAATAGTCCTCAGCTCTCTTGTCGACATGTACTCCAAATGTGGGGATTTGACGGGAGGCCGATGGGTTTTTGATCTCACCGATCCTGGTACGAAGGACACCGTGATGTGGAATACCATGATGTCAGCAGTCGGGCAGCATGGTCTTGGGAGGGAGGCGATTGGGATGTTTGAGGAAATGATTAGTGCTCACATGAAGCCTGATGCCAATAGCTTCGTGGTGCTCCTCACTGCTTGCAGTCACTCAGGTCTTGTGGCGGAGGGGCTGCAACTGTTTAAATCCATGGCAGAAAGCCACCACATTGTACCTGAAGAAGATCACTATGTGTGTCTGGTGGACCTGCTAGGCCGTGCGGGACATTTCGAAGAGGCGATGGAGTGGCTTGGAAAGACGCCGTGTAGATCAAGTGCTCGGGCTTGGAATGCATTGCTCGGGGCATGCAGGATTCATAGGAATCTACAGTTAGGAAGGGAGGTGGCGGAGCGCCTTCTCAAGTTGGAGCCTCATAGTTCTGCAGCATATGTGCTTCTTTCAAATATCTATGCTGATGTTGGGAATTGGGAGACTGTTGAGAACGTAAGGCGCTTCATGGAGGAGAAAAAAGTGAGGAAGGAGCGAGCTGCAAGCTGGATTGAAGTTGATGATTCTGTCCACTCCTTTGGAGCCTCAGATCAGTTGCACCCCTTGAAAGAAGGCATATATGCTGCATTGGAACAATTAGTATGTCAGGTTGAAGATGATTCTTCTATAACCTAG
- the LOC103706147 gene encoding chaperone protein dnaJ 11, chloroplastic, with translation MTAPMIASPSQFLGLRIAPPLPRFAAPTSPRSATSLRSPGISAAYTAAAERRPADALSPAAPSPVASLYDVLGLPADATGQEIKAAYRRLARASHPDVVATDRKGTSADEFIRIHAAYSTLSDPDKRADYDRKLLLLGRHRRTVRRPTTQPSSSWAFSRSPSFPGYGRRTWETDQCW, from the coding sequence ATGACTGCTCCGATGATCGCCTCGCCCTCCCAGTTCCTTGGCCTACGGATCGCCCCTCCTCTCCCGCGCTTCGCTGCTCCCACGTCCCCTCGCTCTGCCACCTCCCTCCGCTCGCCGGGCATCTCCGCCGCGTACACCGCCGCGGCGGAGCGCCGGCCCGCCGACGCCCTCTCCCCGGCGGCGCCATCGCCTGTCGCCTCGCTCTACGACGTGCTGGGCCTCCCCGCCGACGCCACCGGCCAGGAGATCAAGGCCGCGTACCGGCGGCTGGCGCGCGCGAGCCACCCGGACGTGGTGGCTACCGACCGCAAGGGCACGTCGGCCGACGAGTTCATCCGCATCCACGCCGCCTACTCCACCCTCTCCGATCCCGACAAGCGCGCCGACTACGACCgcaagctcctcctcctcggccgCCACCGCCGGACCGTTCGCCGCCCGACGACGCAGCCGTCCTCCTCCTGGGCTTTCTCCCGCTCCCCGTCCTTCCCCGGCTACGGCCGTCGGACCTGGGAGACCGACCAGTGCTGGTAG
- the LOC103706145 gene encoding translocase of chloroplast 120, chloroplastic, with product MENGANRLEEMKMAFEDGASPLESVDGVGGGSAGPKDEARDSEENEIFEEAIEPPQPERSDSQDFAVNGGGIAEVPRCGNGDGVGGPDEQETIAPEKYDEAVDMQVNDRNADEQETVGTENFDGSTDALLNDQSSEKQEASFSEKFDESIDVQVNDQSPEEKGATEMEASAESDHSLPLKQVEDRKETMPTELNGVEADGVISEKVGDGVEVSSIPVNDGELILEDSKEEFVDENSNDGELDAVISDGPHLAVYETPENGGSLEEILDKNSVSCGTDSKEHIPHDDGVDQIQDVSVRSSTFPHEQTVNQQSEEGPSKMDNGFVAEALASVVKEDESTNSPITDGIREHPKEGSEQSPSSDSKSGVIKDVGKQSVLVEGLGDAGSTDDDNKKSYSQQAPSVISHFENSGGTSLPSRPAGLGSSAPLLEPSARSLQQPRANASAPRRQSQHSEEPVNDDAEENDETREKLQMIRVKFLRLAHRLGQTPHNVVVAQVLYRLGLAEQLRRNTNRPGVFSFDQASVMAEQLEAAGQEPLDFSCTIMVIGKTGVGKSATINSIFDAVKLQTDAFQPGTKKVQEIEGMVQGIKVRVIDTPGLSSSSSDQRRNENILHSVKKFISKTPPDIVLYFDRLDMQSRDHGDVPLLRTITDIFGASIWFNAIVVLTHAASAPPDGPNGSPLSYEMFVTQRSHVVQQAIRQAAGDVRLMNPVSLVENHSACRTNRAGQRVLPNGQVWKPQLLLLSFASKILAEANMLLKLQDSPPGKPFGSRARAPPLPFLLSSLLQSRPELKLPEEQFGGDDTLGEDLDEESDSDDETDYDELPPFKRLTKSQLAKLSRAQKKAYFEELDYRERLFYKKQLKEEKKLRKLRKKMAEAAKDLPNDFDNENLEDESSGPASVPVPMPDLVLPTSFDSDNPSHRYRFLDSSSQWLVRPVLETQGWDHDVGYEGLNVERLFIVKDKIPLSVSGQLTKDKKECTLQMELASSIKHGEGKATSLGLDMQSVGKDMAYTLRGETRINNFKRNNTAAGLSVTLLGDTMSAGLKIEDKLVINKRFRLLMSGGAMTGRGDVAYGGRLEATLRDKDYPIGRTVSTLALSVVDWHGDLAIGCNVQSQIPIGRGTNVIGHANLSNRGTGQIGIRLNSSEQLQIALLALVPIFRNVKRMLFGSSQSM from the coding sequence ATGGAAAACGGGGCGAATCGGTTGGAAGAGATGAAGATGGCTTTCGAGGATGGGGCTTCGCCGCTCGAATCGGTGGATGGAGTTGGTGGCGGTTCCGCCGGGCCGAAGGATGAAGCGAGGGATTCTGAAGAAAACGAGATTTTTGAGGAGGCCATCGAGCCGCCACAACCGGAGCGTTCTGATTCGCAAGATTTTGCTGTAAATGGAGGGGGGATTGCGGAAGTACCTCGATGCGGGAACGGGGATGGGGTTGGGGGTCCTGACGAACAGGAAACGATtgctccggagaagtatgatgAAGCAGTGGATATGCAGGTGAATGATCGGAATGCTGATGAACAGGAAACGGTTGGTACCGAGAATTTTGATGGGTCGACAGATGCTTTGCTCAATGATCAGAGTTCTGAGAAACAAGAAGCAAGTTTTTCTGAGAAGTTTGATGAGTCAATTGATGTCCAAGTAAATGATCAGAGTCCTGAAGAGAAAGGGGCAACGGAGATGGAAGCTTCTGCAGAGTCAGATCATTCTCTTCCTCTCAAACAAGTAGAAGATAGGAAAGAAACCATGCCTACTGAATTGAATGGTGTGGAAGCAGATGGTGTGATCAGTGAAAAGGTTGGAGATGGGGTAGAAGTTTCTTCTATTCCTGTGAATGATGGAGAATTGATTCTTGAGGATAGCAAAGAAGAATTTGTTGATGAGAATTCGAATGATGGGGAGCTTGATGCGGTGATATCAGATGGGCCGCATTTAGCTGTTTATGAAACGCCTGAAAATGGAGGATCACTCGAGGAGATTTTGGATAAGAACAGTGTGAGCTGCGGAACTGACTCAAAGGAACATATTCCACATGATGATGGGGTTGATCAGATTCAGGATGTTTCAGTCCGCTCAAGTACCTTTCCCCATGAGCAGACTGTAAATCAGCAGAGTGAAGAAGGTCCTTCTAAAATGGATAATGGGTTTGTAGCTGAGGCACTTGCTTCTGTGGTAAAGGAAGATGAATCCACCAATTCTCCTATCACAGATGGAATTCGAGAGCACCCAAAGGAAGGCAGCGAACAGAGTCCTAGCTCTGACAGCAAGTCTGGGGTTATCAAAGATGTCGGAAAGCAATCTGTATTGGTAGAAGGTTTAGGTGACGCAGGTTCTACAGATGATGACAACAAGAAAAGTTATAGTCAGCAAGCACCATCCGTTATTTCACATTTTGAGAATTCAGGTGGGACCTCTTTGCCATCCCGTCCTGCTGGCCTTGGATCTTCTGCTCCCTTACTGGAACCTTCTGCTCGCTCTCTTCAGCAACCCAGGGCAAATGCATCTGCTCCGCGAAGGCAATCTCAGCATTCTGAGGAGCCTGTTAATGATGATGcagaagagaatgatgagacTCGTGAAAAGCTCCAGATGATCCGGGTTAAGTTCCTGCGTCTTGCTCACAGGCTTGGCCAAACACCACACAATGTAGTTGTTGCACAAGTTCTATACAGGCTTGGGCTAGCTGAGCAACTCAGAAGAAACACAAATCGGCCTGGTGTATTCAGCTTTGACCAAGCTAGTGTTATGGCGGAGCAGCTTGAGGCAGCTGGACAGGAGCCCCTTGACTTCTCTTGTACAATCATGGTCATAGGGAAGACGGGGGTGGGTAAGAGCGCTACCATCAATTCAATTTTTGATGCGGTTAAGTTGCAGACAGATGCCTTCCAACCAGGTACTAAGAAAGTTCAGGAAATAGAAGGGATGGTTCAAGGAATCAAGGTTAGGGTTATTGATACACCTggactttcctcttcttcttcagatCAGCGTCGAAATGAGAATATTCTCCACTCGGTGAAGAAGTTCATCAGTAAGACTCCTCCAGATATTGTTCTTTACTTTGATCGGTTGGATATGCAGAGCAGGGATCATGGGGATGTACCACTCTTACGGACTATAACTGACATATTTGGAGCATCCATTTGGTTCAATGCTATTGTTGTTCTAACTCATGCTGCTTCTGCTCCACCTGATGGCCCAAATGGCAGTCCTTTGAGCTATGAGATGTTTGTGACACAGCGGTCCCATGTAGTTCAGCAAGCAATCCGACAAGCTGCCGGTGATGTGCGGCTCATGAACCCAGTTTCCTTGGTGGAAAACCACTCAGCATGCAGGACGAATAGGGCTGGCCAGAGGGTCTTGCCGAATGGTCAAGTTTGGAAGCCACAACTATTGTTACTTTCATTTGCTTCAAAAATTTTGGCAGAGGCAAACATGCTTCTGAAGTTGCAGGACAGTCCACCTGGTAAACCTTTTGGATCTCGTGCAAGAGCTCCTCCATTGCCTTTCCTGCTGTCTTCTCTTCTCCAGTCAAGACCCGAACTAAAGTTGCCAGAGGAGCAGTTTGGTGGTGATGATACCTTGGGGGAGGATTTAGATGAGGAATCTGACTCAGATGACGAAACAGATTATGATGAGTTGCCACCATTCAAGCGGCTCACAAAATCACAATTGGCAAAACTGAGCAGAGCACAGAAGAAGGCATATTTTGAGGAGCTGGACTACAGAGAGAGGCTCTTCTATAAAAAGCAgttaaaagaggagaagaagctaAGGAAGCTAAGGAAGAAAATGGCAGAGGCAGCTAAGGATCTACCAAATGATTTTGACAATGAGAACTTAGAAGATGAAAGCAGTGGTCCCGCATCTGTTCCTGTACCCATGCCAGATTTGGTGCTGCCTACTTCTTTTGATTCTGATAATCCTAGCCACCGCTACCGTTTTCTTGATTCTTCCAGCCAATGGCTTGTCAGACCTGTGCTGGAAACTCAGGGTTGGGATCATGATGTTGGTTACGAGGGTCTGAATGTTGAAAGGTTATTCATAGTGAAAGATAAGATCCCATTATCCGTTTCTGGCCAGCTCACAAAGGATAAGAAGGAATGCACTCTTCAGATGGAGCTGGCAAGTTCAATTAAGCATGGTGAAGGGAAAGCAACTTCATTAGGCTTGGATATGCAGAGTGTTGGGAAGGATATGGCCTACACATTACGTGGTGAAACAaggattaataattttaaaCGAAACAACACAGCAGCTGGACTTTCAGTTACCCTCCTAGGGGATACAATGTCAGCTGGCCTGAAGATTGAAGACAAACTGGTAATTAACAAGCGGTTCAGATTGCTCATGAGTGGTGGTGCAATGACTGGTCGAGGTGATGTAGCTTATGGAGGCCGTCTGGAGGCAACTTTAAGGGACAAAGACTATCCGATAGGACGGACTGTGTCCACTCTTGCACTCTCTGTTGTTGATTGGCATGGGGACCTGGCAATTGGCTGCAATGTTCAGTCTCAGATTCCCATAGGAAGAGGAACTAATGTGATTGGCCATGCAAACCTGAGCAACAGGGGGACTGGGCAAATTGGTATCCGGTTGAATAGCTCAGAACAGCTTCAGATAGCACTGCTTGCACTTGTCCCCATTTTCAGAAATGTCAAGAGAATGCTGTTTGGTTCTTCTCAGTCTATGTAG
- the LOC103706148 gene encoding uncharacterized protein LOC103706148, translating into MMGDGVKQILAKPIQLADQVTKLAGDAHTSRQECLELKAKTEKLAALLRQAARAELYERPATRIMQDTELVLGKALGLACKCRAHGLMRRVFTIIPATAFAKMSTQLDNSIADVSWLLRISTAGADDDQFLGLPPIAQNEPILFLIWDHISNLHTGSVDVRSDSAAALASLARDNLHYAKLIIEEDGVGALLRLVKEGNVDGQENAARALGFLGRDWESVDRMLNAGVCTVLTKLLKDGGPMRAQAAAAWAVAELAGNHFACQELFAQNNVIRLLVGHLAFETVQEHSKYSIIPASKAMSIHSVVVATTANKPGFDDDRSSSSSGGQFRHHPNALSQIHSVIESTMASAKSSKAAAAAATATNGAVPPSKPILSSGFGTKGRDSEDPATKAEMKAMAAKALWQLAKNNLAICKSITESRALLCFAVLLEKGSGEVRYNSTMALMEIARVAEDNPDLRRSAFKPTSPAAKAVVDQLLRIVDKGVLDELLIPSITALGCLSRTFRATETRIIGPLVRLLDEREAIVSRESVLALTKFASTDNFLRVEHSKAIIEAGGAKHLVQLVYLGEQLQIEALILLCHIALNVPDSEDLAQAGVPAVLAWASKQGHMVQDFRVDSLLPTAKAKMELYQSRGSR; encoded by the coding sequence ATGATGGGGGACGGGGTGAAGCAGATCCTGGCGAAGCCGATCCAGCTGGCGGACCAGGTGACCAAGCTGGCCGGCGACGCGCACACCAGCCGGCAGGAGTGCCTGGAGCTCAAGGCCAAGACCGAAAAGCTGGCGGCGCTCCTCCGGCAGGCGGCGCGGGCGGAGCTTTACGAGCGCCCCGCCACCCGCATCATGCAGGACACCGAGCTGGTCCTGGGGAAAGCGCTGGGCCTGGCGTGCAAGTGCCGCGCCCACGGCCTGATGCGCCGCGTCTTCACCATCATCCCCGCCACCGCCTTCGCCAAGATGTCCACCCAGCTCGACAACTCCATCGCCGACGTCTCGTGGCTGCTTCGCATCTCCACCGCGGGGGCCGACGACGACCAGTTCCTGGGGCTGCCCCCCATCGCCCAGAACGAGCCCATCCTCTTCCTCATCTGGGACCACATCTCCAACCTCCACACCGGCTCCGTCGACGTCCGCTCCGACTCCGCCGCCGCGCTCGCCTCCCTAGCCCGCGACAACCTCCACTACGCCAAGCTCATTATCGAGGAGGACGGCGTGGGGGCCCTTCTCCGCCTCGTCAAGGAGGGCAACGTCGACGGCCAGGAGAACGCCGCCCGCGCCCTCGGCTTCCTCGGTCGCGATTGGGAGAGCGTCGATCGGATGCTCAACGCCGGCGTCTGCACCGTCCTTACCAAGCTCCTGAAGGACGGGGGCCCCATGCGCGCCCAGGCGGCCGCCGCCTGGGCCGTCGCCGAGCTCGCCGGCAACCACTTCGCCTGCCAGGAACTCTTCGCCCAGAACAACGTCATCCGACTCCTCGTCGGCCACCTCGCCTTCGAGACCGTCCAGGAGCACAGCAAGTACTCCATCATCCCCGCCTCCAAGGCCATGTCCATCCACTCCGTCGTCGTCGCCACCACTGCGAACAAACCCGGTTTCGATGACGacagaagcagcagcagcagcggcGGCCAATTCCGGCATCATCCCAATGCGCTGTCCCAAATCCATTCCGTGATCGAATCCACCATGGCCTCCGCCAAAAGCTCcaaagccgccgccgccgccgccacggcAACCAACGGCGCCGTGCCCCCCTCGAAGCCCATCCTCTCCTCCGGATTCGGAACCAAGGGGAGGGATTCGGAGGACCCGGCCACCAAAGCCGAGATGAAGGCGATGGCGGCCAAGGCGCTGTGGCAGCTGGCCAAGAACAACCTGGCCATCTGCAAGAGCATCACGGAGTCCCGCGCCCTCCTCTGCTTCGCCGTCCTCCTCGAGAAGGGCTCCGGAGAGGTCCGCTACAACTCCACCATGGCCCTCATGGAGATCGCCCGCGTCGCCGAGGACAACCCCGACCTCCGCCGCTCCGCTTTCAAGCCGACCTCTCCCGCCGCCAAGGCGGTGGTCGACCAGCTCCTCCGGATCGTCGACAAGGGCGTCTTGGACGAGCTTCTGATTCCCAGCATCACCGCGCTGGGGTGCCTGTCGAGGACCTTCCGGGCGACGGAGACGAGGATCATCGGCCCACTGGTGCGGCTGCTCGACGAGAGGGAAGCCATCGTGTCGAGGGAATCGGTGCTCGCGCTTACCAAATTTGCCTCCACGGATAACTTCCTCCGCGTCGAGCATTCCAAGGCCATCATCGAAGCCGGAGGGGCCAAGCACCTGGTCCAGCTCGTGTATCTCGGGGAACAATTACAGATCGAGGCCTTGATCCTGCTGTGCCACATTGCCCTCAACGTTCCCGACAGCGAGGATCTCGCCCAGGCCGGAGTCCCCGCGGTGCTCGCCTGGGCCTCCAAGCAGGGCCACATGGTGCAGGACTTCAGGGTCGATTCCTTGCTGCCGACGGCCAAAGCCAAGATGGAGCTCTATCAGTCAAGAGGATCCAGATGA